From the Planktothricoides raciborskii GIHE-MW2 genome, the window GCTGTTCGCCACTGAGCATATCCAGAATCCGTTGAGCACCAATTCTACTTTTCAGCTTCACCAAAGAATTCGCGGTTGCACTCACGGAACCAATTTGACTGGCATTGATTCCCAAGGGGTGCGATCGCATAATTTCCAAAGCTTTCTGGGCATCCGCAGGGGCGACAAAAGCCACAAATCTTCCTTCATTGGCCACATAAAGGGGGTCAAATCCTAACAATTCACAAGCCCCTTGCACATCTTCCCGCACCGGAATCGCCAATTCATCAATAGAAATCTCAAAACCTGCCGCCTCAGCAATTTCATTTAAAGTGCTGGCTAAACCCCCGCGAGTCAAATCTCGCAAACAATGAATTTCAATGCCCGCTTGTAAAAGTTGACCAACTAAATCCGCAACCGGGGCAGAATCACTTTCGATCTCGGTTTCAAAATCCAATCCTTCCCGCAGGGCCATAATCGCGATGCCATGCCGTCCCAGGTCGCCATTCACTAATAAAATATCCCCTGGTTGCACGGAACCGGGCGCGATCGCCAGGGAATGTTCAACAATTCCCACCCCTGCGGTATTGATAAAAATTCCGTCCCCTTTACCTTTGTCAACCACTTTGGTATCGCCAGTAACAATCTTCACCCCAGCATTTTCGGCCGCTTGCTGCATCGATTGGACAATCCGCCAGAGGGTTTCCATAGGGAGTCCTTCTTCTAAAATCAACCCAACGGTTAAATAAAGCGGACGGGCTCCAGCCATCGCCAAATCATTCACCGTGCCGTGAATGGCTAATGAACCAATATCCCCTCCGGGAAAAAATAGCGGACGCACCACATAGGAGTCCGTGGTCATGGCTATTTTCTGGGTGGGCAGAGTCAACACAGTGGCGTCATGGGGAATGTGGCTATCATCCCCAAAGGTGGAGATAAACATCTTTTCAATTAATTGATGCATCAGCTTACCACCGCCCCCGTGGGCTAAGAGGATATGAGGATATTGCTGAATCGGAATCGGACAGGTGCGGGTGTACTCTGGCATATATATCTGTATCTATATAAATAGATATATTTATCTTGGTATTAGGTTGGCAATACTCAGTCCCAAATTTTAACCCTTGGATTGCCGATTATTCACAATTGCGTCAGTGAGCGATCGCATCTTTCCCATTAGGGCAAGAAACTTACCCCAAGTCCAGGGGATCGAGTCCAGGTGCGACTCCCTACGGGACGCTTCGCGAACGCACTTCGCAGCAATTGTTAAAAAAAATCAACGAGTCAAAGTCAAAAACACCATTGGACTTAGAATTGTATCGAGTACAACATCTCTTTTTGCACAGAGATTTTGACCTGATGCAACTTGTCGATCGGAAAATCTGAATTTAATAACTTCAAACCCTTTGCTGTTAAAGGTTCCCAGTTTTCCCACCCCAGCTTCCACCAGGGATATGGCTTAGAATTGACAGTGATAGTTAGGTCAAGCTCAAGGGTCAAAAGCTTTCAATCTAATATTCGCGAATCATTTAATGGAGAAGGAAAATAATGATGATTCCATCCGTTCGATACTCCATCGATGTGATTAAGGAAGAAGTCCGCGATTTGGTTAACAAAAAATTAATCAGCCGTCGGCAGTCAATTTACAATATTTGTCAATATATCCCGGTTAGAGAATGGCAAGAGGTGGAGAGAGAGTTAGAAAATCACGGATTTTTACTCAGAGATAGAATTATTGACCTAATGGGTCGAGAAGATTGGTACGAAGACTAACTCAAGACTAACTCAAGACTTAACTCAAGGCTATTGTGAATTAGTCACAACCATCAAGGGGTGTGGGGCAGGACAATCATTATCAGGAAAAAAATCCCCGATGACGGGTTCACCAATCAAATATACTCATCAAGTCAAACCCGCAAAGTTTGGCTATTTTTATTTTAGGTTATTTAAGGCAGTTTATTTAGGGCGATTTCCCGCAATCCCATCCCCAAATCCAGCCAAACAAAATATAGACCAATCTGGCAAATATAAGCAAATATAAAATTAATCGGAAATTTTAGCCATATTTCTAGACCCAATGCTAAAATAAAGTAGCGTCTCTCCTGGAAGCGATCGCTCCTAATTTAATTAACCCAACCCAGTCACCTGAACCCTCATATTTTCACCCTGACCTCCGCTCTGCCCGGTAGTTAATCTATTGGGGATGGCGCTATCTGATGCGCTATCTGATGCGCTATCTAAAGAATATATTCAAGAGAGATTAAGTTATTTTGGAAATAAATATCACAAAAATTTATTTCCAACTTACAACATTTAACCAAGAAAACAACGAGAAAATTATGTGTTTAGCTGTACCAGGGAAAATTATCAGTATTACCGGGGAAGATCCACTAATGCGTTCTGGGAAAGTCAGCTTTGGTGGGGTTCTCAAAAATGTCAGTCTGGCTTATGTTCCTCAAGCGAAAGTCGGAGATTATGCTATTATTCATGTAGGCTTCGCCATTAGTCTCATCGATGAAGAAGAAGCTCAACAAACTTTAGACGACTTAAAAAAACTAGCCAGTTAACCCATCAAGTTTAAGCAATGGTAAAGGTTAGATAATTTTTGATTAAGATTAGATCAAAAAATGCTCTTAGGCATTATCCGCGATCCCAAACTGGTTTAGGGCTAAATTTGCCTGGTTTTAGCCGCGATCGCGATCGGGGGAAAGTAGAGCCGTAAATCAGTCGTAAATCAAGATTTACTCACAAGATGCCTAAGTCAGCGAGACTGATCAAAATATTTTCCAGACTGGCAGGCAAACAAGCAGGGAAACAAGCAGGTAAACACCAGGAAAACGGGTAAATTTCCCTTTTCCTGGATTTTCATCGGTTCTAGATGCCCATTGAATATTCACAAATATTAATATTAATATTAATATTAATATTTTCTCAGCAATTTCTCTCAAACCCAGGGATCCCAACAATCTCATCATTTTTTGGGCAATGGGGTCAGACTGAACCACGGGAAAGATTCATATTTCTTAACAAAAACCGATCATAATTGAAGAATCATTAGAAAACATTAAATTTCTCGGAAAATCCCCAAATCAGTTATAGAATAATAAAAGTAAGAACTATGGAGTGGGAGTTGTCCATAAAAATATCTCTAACGCCCTTAAAAAAATAAGAAATTGCCTGATTCACGCGCCCAACAAGCCCAATAAATTTAAAAACAAAATCACCGATAAATCGGGTGAATCTGAATCAGGGAAATAAACCGGGAATATGTAACCTTTACAGTCCCACCACAATCGGTCGTTTTTCACAAGATTCATTGGGGCAAATTCAACATAAATACCCAAAAAATATCCAAAAAAAGCCCCAGAACTCAACAGACAGATCGACCCAAAAATTCTGAGAGACTCACAATCAAGTTGAAATAAGTATGACTACACGAACTTATGCAACCCTAGACGGGAACGAGGCAGTCGCCCGCGTTGCCTACAAGCTTAATGAAGTGATTGCCATTTATCCCATCACACCCTCCTCACCAATGGGTGAATGGGCCGATGATTGGATGTCACAAGGTCGTCCCAACTTATGGGGCACTATTCCCACGGTGATGGAAATGCAATCCGAAGCCGGGGCAGCGGGAACCGTTCACGGTGCCTTGCAAGGCGGGGCAATGACTACCACCTTCACCGCATCTCAGGGATTATTATTAATGATCCCCAACTTGTACAAGATTGCCGGTGAACTGACCAGCGCGGTGATCCATGTGGCGGCGCGATCGCTTGCGGCCCAAGGGCTGTCAATTTTCGGCGATCACAGCGACGTGATGGCAGTGCGGGCAACGGGAATTGCCCTGCTGAGTTCCGGTTCGGTACAAGAAGCCCAAGACATGGCTTTAATTGCCCAAGCCGCAACTTTAGAATCGCGGGTGCCTTTTATTCACTTCTTTGAAGGCTTCCGCATTTCCCACGAAGTGCAAAAAGTGGAACTGCTCGACGAGAGCGTTCTGCGGGCAATGATTGATGATGATTTGGTATTAGCTCACCGGGCCCGTGGCATGACCCCAGACCGTCCCGTGTTGCGCGGTACGGCTCAAAACCCGGATATCTATTTCCAAGCCCGTGAAACTGTCAACCCGTTCTACGATGCTTGTCCCGATATTGTCCAGAAAGCAATGGACAAATTTGCGGAACTAACCGGGCGTCAATATAAGATTTATCAGTATGAAGGCGCACCCGATGCCGACCGTGTGATTGTGGTGATGGGTTGCGGTGGGGAAACCACTCACGAATTGGTGGATTATTTAACCGCTAAAGGCGAAAAAGTTGGTGTGCTGAAAGTGCGTTTGTATCGCCCGTTAGACGCCCAACGGTTAGTAGCTGAACTGCCAAAAACCGTCAAGAAAATTGCCGTGCTCGATCGCACCAAAGAACCAGGATCTGCTGGAGAACCCCTCTATTTAGATGTGGTGACTGCCCTGAACGAAGCATGGGAAGGCCCAATGCCCAAAGTGGTTGGCGGTCGCTATGGTCTATCTTCTAAAGAATTTAACGCGGCGATGGCCAAAGGGGTATTTGATAATTTGGCCCAAGATAAGCCAAAGAATCATTTCACCATTGGCATTAACGACGACCTCGGCCATACTTCCATTGCTTATGACCCGAAATTCTCCGTAGAACCGGATAACGTGGTCAAGGCTATGTTCTACGGTTTGGGGGCTGATGGCACCGTTGGGGCCAACAAAAACTCGATTAAGATTATTGGGGAAGAAACCGATAATTACGCTCAAGGTTATTTCGTCTATGACTCCAAGAAATCTGGGGCAATGACGGTTTCTCACTTGCGCTTTGGCCCGAATCCGATTCGCTCTATTTACCTCATTGAACAAGCCAATTTTGTCGGCTGTCACCAGTGGATTTTCCTGGAAAAATTTGATGTCTTACGCTCCGCTGGTCAAGGGGCAACCTTCCTGCTGAATAGTCCGTTTGGACCCGATGAAGTGTGGGATCAATTACCCATTGAAGTCCAAGAAGATATTGTTCGCAAGAATCTGAAATTATTCGTCATTAATGCCAACAAAGTTGCCCGTGAAAATGGCATGGCCGGACGGATTAATACGATTATGCAGGTGTGCTTCTTTGCCCTGTCCAATGTGTTGCCACGGGAAGAGGCGATCGCGCAAATCAAGAAAGCGATTAAAAAGACCTACGGCAAGAAAGGGGAAGAAATCGTCCGAGTCAACCTGCAAGCGGTTGACAACACCCTGGACAACCTATTTGAAGTCAATATCGGTGATGTCACCAGCACCATCAAACGTCCCCCGGCAGTTTCGCCTCTCGCCCCAGATTTTGTGCGCGAAGTCGAAGCCAAAATGCTGATCAAAGAAGGGGAAGACCTGCCCGTGAGTGCTTTACCTTGCGACGGCACCTATCCCACCGGCACCGCTAAATGGGAAAAACGCAACCTGGCGGAAGAAATTCCCGTTTGGGATCCAGATGTTTGCGTCCAATGTGGCAAGTGCATCATGGTTTGCCCCCACGCGGTGATTCGCGGCAAAGCTTACGATGAAAGCCAGTTAGCTAATGCCCCGGCCACCTTTAAGTTCACAGATACTAAAGATAAAGACTTTGCCGGAACCAAGTTCACCATCCAGGTAGCCCCAGAAGATTGCACGGGATGCGGTATTTGTGTGGATGTTTGCCCTGCGAAGAATAAGGCGCAACCTTCCCGCAAGGCGATTAACATGGCAGAGCAGTTGCCCTTGCGTCAACCAGAGGCGGAAAACTGGGAATTCTTCTTGAAGTTGCCCAATCCCGATCGCCAACAACTGCATATCGATCGCATTCGCCAACAACAATGGCAAGAACCCTTATTTGAGTTCTCTGGTGCTTGTGCCGGTTGTGGGGAAACTCCTTATGTGAAATTAATTTCCCAATTATTTGGCGATCGCATGATTGTCGCCAACGCCACCGGCTGCTCCTCCATTTACGGCGGCAACCTGCCCACCACCCCCTGGGCGCAAAACGCAGACGGACGTGGCCCAACCTGGTCGAACAGCTTATTTGAAGATAACGCCGAATTTGGCCTGGGCTTCCGCCTAACCGTCAACAAATTTGCCCAATTTGCCGGGGAATTATTAGTCAAACTCGGTGGTGAAGTGGGAGATAATCTCGTCCGGGATATCCTCAACAACACCCAAAAATCTGAAGCGGACATCTGGGAACAACGGGAACGAGTAGCCGCCCTGAAAGAAAAACTGCAACAAATCAATTCTCCCGACGCCAAACAGCTTCTCAGTTTAGCGGATTATCTAGTCAAGAAATCCGTCTGGATTCTCGGTGGTGACGGCTGGGCTTATGATATTGGCTACGGTGGTTTAGACCATGTACTCGCCAGTGGCCATAACGTGAATGTTCTGGTCATGGATACGGAAGTTTATTCCAATACCGGCGGACAATCTTCTAAAGCCACTCCTCGCGGCGCTGTGGCCAAGTTTGCCGCTGGTGGCAAACCCAGTCCCAAGAAAGACCTGGGCATGATGATGATGACCTACGGCAATATCTATGTAGCATCGGTGGCTATGGGGGCACGGGATGAACATACCCTGAAAGCATTCATCGAAGCGGAAGCTTATGATGGCCCGTCGATTATTATTGCCTACAGCCATTGCATCGCTCACGGCATTAACATGACCACCGCTATGAGTCACCAGAAAGAAGTGGTAGAAAGCGGACGCTGGTTGCTGTATCGCTATAATCCAGCCCTGAAAGAACAAGGACTCAACCCACTGCAATTGGATAGCCGTTCACCCAAGAAGAAAGTGGCCGATTCTTTGTTGCAAGAAAACCGCTTCAAGATGCTGACTAAGAGCAAGCCCGAAGCCGCTAAAGTCCTGCAAAAACAAGCCCAACAAGACGTGGACGATCGCTGGAAAGTTTATGAATATCTAGCATCCCGGTCTTTGGAAAATGGTAACGGTAACGGACATCAGTAGTGGTTGTTAAGTGATGTTGTTTGTTGGAAAGTTGTTTGTTGTTTGTTATTTGATGACACCAATAACGAAGAACGAAGAACGAAGGGTTCAGAAACCGGGTTTTTATCCCACATCTTGCTTAACCAACAAAACGTATCGAAAAAACCCGGTTTCTTTTCAATAACCCAAAAACTATGACCAACATCAAAGATTTCCGACTCAACCCAGACCAGTTACGCTTTTTTGGCCAAAATTTGCACCGTCCCGAAAGCATCATTGCCACTAAGGACGGCACTCTCTGGGTGTCAGATCGGCAAGCGGCTGTCACTCGCATTGACGCAGATGGCACCCAAACCGCGATCGGTCACATGGGTGCTGAACCCAATGGTCTGGCAATGGATCGTCATCGGGACAAGCATCGTAGGGGCAATCTTTATGTGGCGAATATCGGCGATGGGAAGTTTTACAAGCTATATCCCGACGGCACGGAGGAGGTACTCCTAAGTGAGTTTGAAGGCAAACCCCTGGGATCTCCGAATTTTGTGTTTATCGACCGGCGCGATCGCCTCTGGTTATCAGTTTCTACTCGCACCTTGCCCTGGGTTGCGGCAGCGATTAATCCCCGTCCCGATGGGTATATTCTGCTGATGGATGAAAACGGGGTCCGCATGGTTGCCGATGGCATTTATTTTACGAATGAAATTCGCCTGGATGCCAATGAAGAATATCTCTATGTGGCAGAAACCATGAAATCGCGGATCCTGCGTTTTCCAGTTAACCCTGATGGCAGTTTGGGCTCGCGCGAAGTCTTTGGACCCGATCCTCTGGATTACGGTGCTTGGGTCGATGGTTTCACCTTTGATATCGAAGGCAATCTTTGGATTACAACTCCCCTACGCAATGGGTTAGGAATTCTCACTCCTGATGGCGATTATCACGTCGTTTTTGAAGAGGTAAAACCGGATGCATTAAAAAATGCTGTCACCAACCTAGAAGCCAATCAATTAAAGCCAGAAGATATCTTCGCTTGCGCCGGAGAAAATTGGCCATTTCCTACTAGCGTGACTTTTGCCGGATCGGACTTAAAAACGGTGTATGTGGGTTCTTTAATTATGCCCCATTTAATTACTTTTGAGTCGCCAATTCCCGGTTTACCCATGCGCCATTGGCATTAAGTAATGTTGTTTGTTGTTTGTTGTTTGATGTGGGTTCAGAAACCGGGTTTTTATTCCACATCTTGCTTAACCAACAAAACGTATCTAAAAAAACCCGGTTTCTTTTCAAACATTAGAAGGAAAACAGAAAATGGATTTAACTACGACTTATTTAGGTTTAAATTTGCGATCGCCCCTTGTGCCCTCAGCCGCGCAACCTTTGACTGAGGAAATTGATAATGTCAAACGGCTAGAAGATGCGGGGGCAGCGGCAGTAGTTTTGCATAGTATTTTTGCCGAACAACTGCGGATTGAACAATATGAACTGCATCATCACACCACTTATGGGACGGAAAGTTTTGCCGAAGCGCTGACTTATTTTCCCGAACCAGATGAATATAAAGTCGGCCCAGAAACCTATCTAGAACATATTCAAAAAGCCAAAGAAATGGTGGATATTCCCATCATTGCTTCCCTGAATGGGGCATCATTAGGTCAATGGGTTGACTTTTCCAAACAAATTCAACAAGCCGGTGCCGATGCTTTAGAATTAAATATCTACAGTATCCCCACGGATATGCACAAAACAGGGGCACAGGTTGAAGAAGAATATATCGAAATCGTGGAAGCAGTCCGCGCTGATGTCACCATTCCACTGACCATTAAACTGAGTCCTTATTTTAGCAACATGGCAAATATGGCCTCTCGGTTGACGAAAGCAGGGGCGAATGGTTTGGTATTATTCAACCGCTTTATGCAGGAAGATATTAACCCTGAAGAGTTGGAAGTTTGGCCGCATTTAGTATTAAGTAATGTCCAAGAATCTCTCTTGCCAATGCGTTGGATTGCCCTATTATATGGTCGCATTCATGCAGATATGGCCGCTACCAGTGGGATTCAAAAAGGCCATGATGTGGTGAAACTTTTAATGGCTGGGGCAAAAGTGACTCATGTTTGTTCACCATTACTCCGTCATGGGATTTCTCACCTAGCAGAAATTGAGCGGGAACTGGTGCATTGGATGGAAGAAAATGAATATGAATCCGTGCAGCAAATGATTGGCACCATGTCACAAGTTAATGTGGCTGATGAAAGTGCCTATGAACGGGCTCAATATATGAAAGTTGTTCAAAGTTTTAATCCCGATCGCGTCCTGATTTAGGATAGCCCAGAAACCGGGTTTATTGAGACTACCTTTGCCACCAATTAAGAAACCGGGTAACTTCGGCGAAACCCGGTTTGTTACCCGGTTTCTTGCTGGCGGCAAAAAACCAAAAATATATAATCCGTTTAATAGACAAGAGTGTACGCAGGACGGATTGATCCCCCCAACCCCCCTTAAAACCGCCATCGAGTTTGCACGAATGAAAGCCAGAATTGTCTAATGATCGATATCGTATTTGCTTTGGGGCGATCGCGGTGCTGAGAACGTTGAAATTGTCGATTATCACTAAATATCATTAATATACTACTAAAATATACTACTAAGAGAGTCAGTTTTATGATTCGCTTTCCCACTCATCGCCCACCCACTCACCCTGGGGAGATGATATTAGAAGAGTTTTTGATTCCGATGGGTCTGACACCGGAAGAATTAGCCGATGCTATTCATCTATCATATCAGCACGTTAATGAAATTATTAACCAACGGCAAGAAATTACTCCGAGTACGGCTCTGCGGCTGGCTAAATTCTTTGGTATTTCCCCGGATTTCTGGATGAATCTGCAACTGCGTTGGGATTTATATCAGGCAGAGCAGAAAGACCAAGATATCCTTAAGACAATTCGCCCGTATCTGTCAACATCTGCCTAAAAATAGGGACGATCGGCCTAGAAACCGGGTTTCTTTACACTATCTTTGCCACCCAAGCATTTGCCAGGGCGAAGCATGACCGTATATAGGTTATTGGTTGTAACCCGATATTTACTGCGGTCAAGATCACGCCCCTACGGATATATTTATTGTAGGCGATCGCCCCTTTGCCCCCGCCCCAGAAACCGGGTTTCTTTAGACCATCTTTGCCACCCCACCTAGTAGGGGCGTTCTCGCATTCGCCCCTACTAGAAACCCGGTTTCTTGCTTGCTCATATATGCTAGGGCGAAGCATGACCGTATATAGGTTATTGGTTGTAACCCGATATTTACTGCGGTCAAGATCACGCCCCTACGGATATATTTATTGTAGGCGATCGCCCCTTTGCCCCCGCCCCAGAAACCGGGTTTCTTTAGACCATCTTTGCCACCCCACCAAAATGCTCATAGAAACCCGGTTTCTTGCTTGCTGACAACTCGTGAACCCCAGAAACCGGGTTTCTTTAGACTATCTTTGCCACCCAAACCCAGAAACCGGGTTTCTTCAGATAACCTTTGCCACTAACCAACAACTCTTATAGAAACCCGGTTTCTTGCCCCGGTTTCTTGCTTGCTGGCAACGACAATGCGATCGCGCTTAGATGACATTTGGCTCGATCGTAATTTGCCAACCATCATCTACTTGTTTCACAGATAACTCAGGAATATTTTTCAGGAAATTAACCAATTTAATTTGAATCGATAAGCTGCGGAATATCCCCCGAATTGGTTGCCGATAATATTTGGAAAATTCTTCACTTAATGCGCCAATGGTGGTAAAATTTTGGGGATGATTTATCGTTAAACTTTTAACTAATTCTAGCAAAACAAATTCCAAGTAAACCCTAGATTTTATTTCATCAATTAATTTGGGCTTATATGGTAAACCGGCTGGTTTGACAAAAAGGCTATTTTGTGGTTTGGGAATTTCTTGTGGTTTGGGAGTTTCTTGATATTCCTCTGATTTTAGCAGATCCAGCAAGCGTCCGTCAACTTTCCAGGGTCGTTTGATAGTGTATTTAATTGAAAGTGCTGTAGTGGTTTTTTCTGGGGTTAAATTAGGATTGATCGCCGAAAAAGCAGCCACATAAAACTCTTGAGTATCGGGATGGTTGTAGATAGAAAAGCGTTGGCTGCTAGTCAGAAAGCTTTTTAAACAGTCGTAGCCTTTCTGTTTCATCACTGCTTTCAGTGAAATATGGTATTTATCTGCAAACAACTTACAAAGTGTAGTTGCCGTAAACCAGGGCCGATCGGTTTCTGCCGATAACTGAACCATGAAGCGTTCCAATTCTAGGAAAATCTGTTCGGCTGGTAAAGGCGAAAAGTCATGTTCCTCGGAGTTATTCATTTTGCTACACCCAATTAGTAATGCGATCGCATATAGCTACAGACTTACTGCCGATCATTTCGGAATTTTCGCCATACAACTTGCCATACAACTTGCGGTAAAACTTGCCTTTGTGGACAATATGCAAGCATAGATAGGGTTCCAGAAAGCGCGAACTCCGCACCGCTTACGCGAACGCCCGCCCGCAACGGGAAAAGGTCCTTAGCTGAGGAAATTTCTTGATCGCGATCGTGGATATGATAAATTAATTGCTCAAAAACAAGATCGACCTGATTCGTAAGTCCTGAATTAGTGGCAAATTGGGAAAATCACAGTACAGTAGTAATGGTTAATAATTAATCCTTTGACCATAGCTTGAGTAAAGGCGCGATAGAAAAGTAATAAGCCATGAATTCAGAACAACCATTAGGCTCAGTCATTCAAGGTTCCCTAAGTAACGGACTCGAAGTAAAACTCCATGCAGATGTCTCTGTAGAAGACATGAGGGTGGGCAAATTTTTAGTCATCCGAGGAGCGCGATCGCTATTTTTTTGCATTCTCACCGATGTCACCCTGGGTACTTCCAGCGAGAGAATTTTGATTAACCCACCGCCACCGGAAGATGACTTTATGCAAGCGGTTCTAGCGGGAAGCGGCACTTATGGCACAATTAATCTATCGCCAATGTTAATGTTGGCTCCTGAAACTTCTGAAAGTGGCTGGAGTGTAGAATCTCTCCTCAAAACTCAATCCAGTGCTAATAAAAATGGATCAAATAACAACTCAAATAACAACTCAAATAACAACGGAAAAAATAACGGATTAGCCTCGTATCAAGCCAACACTGGCACACCGATGCAACTATTGCCGGTCAAAACCATTCCCAGCCATTTCTCCCAAGTTTATGAAGCCAGCGAAAGAGATTTTCGGGCCGTATTTGGCTGGGAAGATGACCCTCAGCGGCGGAATTTTGCCGTAGGACAACCTTTAGACATGGATGTACCCGTCTGCA encodes:
- a CDS encoding DUF4327 family protein → MIPSVRYSIDVIKEEVRDLVNKKLISRRQSIYNICQYIPVREWQEVERELENHGFLLRDRIIDLMGREDWYED
- the nifJ gene encoding pyruvate:ferredoxin (flavodoxin) oxidoreductase, with translation MTTRTYATLDGNEAVARVAYKLNEVIAIYPITPSSPMGEWADDWMSQGRPNLWGTIPTVMEMQSEAGAAGTVHGALQGGAMTTTFTASQGLLLMIPNLYKIAGELTSAVIHVAARSLAAQGLSIFGDHSDVMAVRATGIALLSSGSVQEAQDMALIAQAATLESRVPFIHFFEGFRISHEVQKVELLDESVLRAMIDDDLVLAHRARGMTPDRPVLRGTAQNPDIYFQARETVNPFYDACPDIVQKAMDKFAELTGRQYKIYQYEGAPDADRVIVVMGCGGETTHELVDYLTAKGEKVGVLKVRLYRPLDAQRLVAELPKTVKKIAVLDRTKEPGSAGEPLYLDVVTALNEAWEGPMPKVVGGRYGLSSKEFNAAMAKGVFDNLAQDKPKNHFTIGINDDLGHTSIAYDPKFSVEPDNVVKAMFYGLGADGTVGANKNSIKIIGEETDNYAQGYFVYDSKKSGAMTVSHLRFGPNPIRSIYLIEQANFVGCHQWIFLEKFDVLRSAGQGATFLLNSPFGPDEVWDQLPIEVQEDIVRKNLKLFVINANKVARENGMAGRINTIMQVCFFALSNVLPREEAIAQIKKAIKKTYGKKGEEIVRVNLQAVDNTLDNLFEVNIGDVTSTIKRPPAVSPLAPDFVREVEAKMLIKEGEDLPVSALPCDGTYPTGTAKWEKRNLAEEIPVWDPDVCVQCGKCIMVCPHAVIRGKAYDESQLANAPATFKFTDTKDKDFAGTKFTIQVAPEDCTGCGICVDVCPAKNKAQPSRKAINMAEQLPLRQPEAENWEFFLKLPNPDRQQLHIDRIRQQQWQEPLFEFSGACAGCGETPYVKLISQLFGDRMIVANATGCSSIYGGNLPTTPWAQNADGRGPTWSNSLFEDNAEFGLGFRLTVNKFAQFAGELLVKLGGEVGDNLVRDILNNTQKSEADIWEQRERVAALKEKLQQINSPDAKQLLSLADYLVKKSVWILGGDGWAYDIGYGGLDHVLASGHNVNVLVMDTEVYSNTGGQSSKATPRGAVAKFAAGGKPSPKKDLGMMMMTYGNIYVASVAMGARDEHTLKAFIEAEAYDGPSIIIAYSHCIAHGINMTTAMSHQKEVVESGRWLLYRYNPALKEQGLNPLQLDSRSPKKKVADSLLQENRFKMLTKSKPEAAKVLQKQAQQDVDDRWKVYEYLASRSLENGNGNGHQ
- a CDS encoding dihydroorotate dehydrogenase-like protein; this encodes MDLTTTYLGLNLRSPLVPSAAQPLTEEIDNVKRLEDAGAAAVVLHSIFAEQLRIEQYELHHHTTYGTESFAEALTYFPEPDEYKVGPETYLEHIQKAKEMVDIPIIASLNGASLGQWVDFSKQIQQAGADALELNIYSIPTDMHKTGAQVEEEYIEIVEAVRADVTIPLTIKLSPYFSNMANMASRLTKAGANGLVLFNRFMQEDINPEELEVWPHLVLSNVQESLLPMRWIALLYGRIHADMAATSGIQKGHDVVKLLMAGAKVTHVCSPLLRHGISHLAEIERELVHWMEENEYESVQQMIGTMSQVNVADESAYERAQYMKVVQSFNPDRVLI
- a CDS encoding SMP-30/gluconolactonase/LRE family protein codes for the protein MTNIKDFRLNPDQLRFFGQNLHRPESIIATKDGTLWVSDRQAAVTRIDADGTQTAIGHMGAEPNGLAMDRHRDKHRRGNLYVANIGDGKFYKLYPDGTEEVLLSEFEGKPLGSPNFVFIDRRDRLWLSVSTRTLPWVAAAINPRPDGYILLMDENGVRMVADGIYFTNEIRLDANEEYLYVAETMKSRILRFPVNPDGSLGSREVFGPDPLDYGAWVDGFTFDIEGNLWITTPLRNGLGILTPDGDYHVVFEEVKPDALKNAVTNLEANQLKPEDIFACAGENWPFPTSVTFAGSDLKTVYVGSLIMPHLITFESPIPGLPMRHWH
- a CDS encoding HypC/HybG/HupF family hydrogenase formation chaperone; protein product: MCLAVPGKIISITGEDPLMRSGKVSFGGVLKNVSLAYVPQAKVGDYAIIHVGFAISLIDEEEAQQTLDDLKKLAS
- a CDS encoding HigA family addiction module antitoxin — its product is MIRFPTHRPPTHPGEMILEEFLIPMGLTPEELADAIHLSYQHVNEIINQRQEITPSTALRLAKFFGISPDFWMNLQLRWDLYQAEQKDQDILKTIRPYLSTSA
- the hypE gene encoding hydrogenase expression/formation protein HypE, whose protein sequence is MPEYTRTCPIPIQQYPHILLAHGGGGKLMHQLIEKMFISTFGDDSHIPHDATVLTLPTQKIAMTTDSYVVRPLFFPGGDIGSLAIHGTVNDLAMAGARPLYLTVGLILEEGLPMETLWRIVQSMQQAAENAGVKIVTGDTKVVDKGKGDGIFINTAGVGIVEHSLAIAPGSVQPGDILLVNGDLGRHGIAIMALREGLDFETEIESDSAPVADLVGQLLQAGIEIHCLRDLTRGGLASTLNEIAEAAGFEISIDELAIPVREDVQGACELLGFDPLYVANEGRFVAFVAPADAQKALEIMRSHPLGINASQIGSVSATANSLVKLKSRIGAQRILDMLSGEQLPRIC